The following nucleotide sequence is from Paenibacillus odorifer.
AGAATGGAAGAAACTTCGCGACGAACCTACAGTATCAGCAGACGGTAAACATGTTGAGCTAGCTGCCAATATTGGTACACCAAATGATGTGAATGGTGTCATTGAGAATGGTGGCGAAGGTGTAGGTCTGTACCGTACTGAGTTCCTTTACATGGGTCGCGATAAGCTGCCTTCTGAGGAAATTCAATATAACGCCTACCGTACTGTACTTGAGAACATGAAGGGTAAGCCGGTAGTCGTACGTACCCTGGATATCGGTGGCGATAAAGAGCTGCCTTATCTTGACCTTCCGAAGGAAATGAATCCTTTCCTTGGTTTCCGTGCGATCCGCCTATGCCTGGATCGTCAGGATATTTTCCGTACTCAATTACGCGCATTACTAAGAGCGAGTGTTCACGGGGATCTTCGCATTATGTTCCCTATGATAGCTACGCTTGGTGAATTCCGTGCTGCGCGTGATCTTTTGCTCGAAGAAAAAGCTAAGCTTCGGGAAGAAGGTAAGGAAGTATCAGACAACATTCAGCTCGGTATAATGGTTGAGATTCCATCAACTGCTGTACTGGCTGACCAGTTTGCTAAGGAAGTTGATTTCTTCAGTATCGGTACGAATGATCTTATTCAATATACAATGGCTGCGGACCGTATGAATGAACAGGTATCTTACCTGTATCAGCCTTACAATCCAGCCATCCTGCGTTTGGTCAAAAATGTAATTGATGCAGCCCATGCAGAAGGTAAATGGACAGGGATGTGTGGTGAAATGGCTGGTGACGCAACAGCTATTCCGCTGCTACTGGGTCTTGGTCTTGACGAATTCAGCATGAGTGCAACTTCCATTCTGCCAGCGCGCAGTCAAATTTCTAAATTGTCGGCTGCCGACATGAAGGATTTGGCTGCAAAAGCTTTGCAGCTTGGCACGGCTGAAGAAGTAGCTGCACTTGTTCAAAGTATCGCTAAGTAACTTTTTACGCATGCATTAATCCGTTTTAGCGTTCTACTGTTTTCCAACTACTATTGCCGACTTCCGATGGCTGGAGGTCGGCTTTTTTATGTTTTTTAATCTATAATTTACTTTAATTCGACCTCATTTACTGTTCACTGTTTATTTTCTTTATTGCGCAGATGTCTATACCGATAGTATTAGTAATGAGCATAAAGTCGATAAGGAACCCAAACCTATAAATATGTCGTACATATAATAGTAAGGATCCATAGAAAGTTTATACTCCATTTGCCGACTTGCAGCGCTGTGCAAGTATTAATATGTAATGAATTGGTAATATATGGACTTATAAGCAACCCCACAGGTTAGGTGGGGAGCCATAGGATGGTGTTAATTCATGAGTAAAAATTATATAAATGCAGAATTGATGATGGAAGTCTATGAGGGTAAGGATTTAGGCTTGACGTATTCAACGGAGTACAGTGTCTTTAAAGTCTGGGCACCTACGGCTCTTGCTGTGTCCCTTGTCCTGTACGAAACAGGTGGTTATCGACTGAATGCTGAGTCACATAAGAGCGCTGTGGACAGTGGTCGGATTGTATATATGCAGCGTAGTAATGGCGGAGTCTGGCAGACCAAGTTATCAGGTGATCTAAAAGGGAAATATTATATGTACCGTGCTGTTTTTGCAGATGGTAATGTGACAGAAGCAGTAGATCCTTATGCAACAGCCGTATCAGCTAATGGTTTAAGATCGGCAATCGTTAATTTGCAGGATACGAATCCAGAACATTGGGATCAGGATGTAGCGCCTCCGTTACAGCATCCTGCCGACGCAGTGATTTATGAACTGCATGTTCGTGACTTTTCCTCACATGAGAGCTCTGGTATGTATTATAAGGGTAAATTCAAAGCATTTACCGAATTTGGTTTAAAGGATCCGGCAGGAAATACAGTGGGGATTGATCATCTGGCTGAATTAGGGATTACCCATGTTCATCTGATGCCGGTATTTGATTTTCAGACCGTGGATGAGCTGAAGGTGGTTAATCGGGGTTCCTCCATAGCTAATGTGGACTACAATTGGGGGTATGATCCCCAGCATTATAATGTACCTGAAGGATCTTACAGCACCGATCCTGCCAATCCTGGCTTGCGGATCCGTGAATTTAAAGAGATGGTGCAGGCCTTGCACAGCCGCGGGATCGCGGTAATTATGGATGTCGTTTACAACCACACTTATGCTGTGGAGAATGGACCTTTTGAGCCGCTTGTCCCAGATTATTTCTATCGCCGCGATTTTATGGGACGTTTGTCGAATGGCTCCGGGGTTGGCAATGAGCTGGCTACAGAACGTCCGATGGTCCGAAAATTTATTAAAGACTCCCTATCTTTTTGGGCTGCGGAATATCATATCGATGGTTTCCGGTTTGATCTGATGGGGCTGATGGACAGTGTTACCATGCGGGAGATTACGGAAGAGCTCCGTCTAGAAGTGAATCCGAATCTGTTGCTTTACGGTGAACCTTGGACGGGTGGAGATTCTCCGCTGGCCACTAAAACGCTAAAAGGTGTACAACGGGGCAAGGGTTATGCTGTCTTCAACGATAACTTTCGTTCAGCGATCAAAGGGGATAGTGATGGCTTCGGAAGAGGGTTCGTGACAGGCGAATACGGCAAAGAAGGTGCTATTGCAGCCGGAATTAAAGGAGCAATTCATGAGTTTACGGACTCGCCTGTGGAATCTGTGAACTATGTAACTGCCCATGATAATTTGAATTTATGGGATAAGTTGCTTATCGTTCAAGGGGGGAGCCAGAAAGCTGATTTTCCGGTAATCGCCAACATGGATAACGAGGATCTTGAAGATGCAGTGGCCCTTGCCAATCCATACGTGTATGTAGATCCGGAGAACATTCTCGGTAATGAAACTGTACGTCGTTCCTTGCTTGCTAACGGAATTATTCTGACATCGCAAGGGATACCTTTCCTGCATGCTGGAGATGAGCTCCTGCGCAGTAAATTTGGGGATCATAACAGCTACCGCAGCGGTGACGCGATCAACTCGATCCGCTGGAATATGAAAAGCGTATTTAAGCCCGTATTTCAATATTATAAAGGCCTGATCGAGCTGCGGCGCACACATCCGGCATTTCGTCTGCATGGCCGCCAGGAAATTGAACGTTCGTTGGAATTTCTGCGATGTGATGGCGGAATAGTATCGTATCTGCTTAGAGGCCATGCAGGAGGCGATCTTTGGAACAATATAACCGTTATCTTCAATGCTAATAATGAACGAATGACGGTGGCTCTTCCTGAGATTTCTAACGGGTGGAGTATAGTAGTAGACCATACCCATGCAGGTACAGAAGCCCTCCGCAGGATCGAAGGCAATGAGGTAGAGGTGGAAGGGTTGTCGATGATGGTCCTTTATGATGAATGTGGTGAGCCAGCCCCACGCTCTAAAATCATCGAAATACACTATGAACGCCCAGATCGGAATTACCAAGGCTGGAATCTTTGGGTTTGGGATACAGGAATCCAGGATGGACAATGCGATTTCCGTTATATGGAGAACGGGCGTGCAGTAGCCCGCATCGAAGTGCTGCCAGATACCCAATCCATCGGATATATTTTGCGGCTTAATGATTGGGAAGAAAAAGATGGAGACGGAGACCGCTTCATTGATTGTTCTACGAATGGAGAGTTAACCAAGGTCTTAGTCCGGGATCGTGAACAGGAGATTGATGGAATTTCAGAGGATCATCTTCGGTTAAGCAGTTAGTGGCAATACAAAAAAAGCTGTTTCAGGGTTGATTGTATCCTGAGACAGCTTTTTATTTGGTTTTATGGTTTTACAATGGTCTGGTCAGCAAACTCTTCGTCCACAAGCTCATAGTAAAGATTGGCTTTATTGCCACCATGGTCTTTGGAGCGGTACATCGCCAAATCGGCGGCACGCAGCAGTTCATTGATACTGCTTCCATGTTCAGGAAATAAAGCTACTCCGATACTCGCGGAGGTGTGGAAGCTGGACCCGTTATCAACAGACCAAGACTTATTGAACAGTTTAAGTAACCGCTGCAGCGTTTCATCAAGCATCTCTGGAGAAGTGAATCGATGCAGTACAACTGCGAATTCATCTCCGCCGATCCGGAAGGCCTGACCTATTCC
It contains:
- the pulA gene encoding type I pullulanase is translated as MSKNYINAELMMEVYEGKDLGLTYSTEYSVFKVWAPTALAVSLVLYETGGYRLNAESHKSAVDSGRIVYMQRSNGGVWQTKLSGDLKGKYYMYRAVFADGNVTEAVDPYATAVSANGLRSAIVNLQDTNPEHWDQDVAPPLQHPADAVIYELHVRDFSSHESSGMYYKGKFKAFTEFGLKDPAGNTVGIDHLAELGITHVHLMPVFDFQTVDELKVVNRGSSIANVDYNWGYDPQHYNVPEGSYSTDPANPGLRIREFKEMVQALHSRGIAVIMDVVYNHTYAVENGPFEPLVPDYFYRRDFMGRLSNGSGVGNELATERPMVRKFIKDSLSFWAAEYHIDGFRFDLMGLMDSVTMREITEELRLEVNPNLLLYGEPWTGGDSPLATKTLKGVQRGKGYAVFNDNFRSAIKGDSDGFGRGFVTGEYGKEGAIAAGIKGAIHEFTDSPVESVNYVTAHDNLNLWDKLLIVQGGSQKADFPVIANMDNEDLEDAVALANPYVYVDPENILGNETVRRSLLANGIILTSQGIPFLHAGDELLRSKFGDHNSYRSGDAINSIRWNMKSVFKPVFQYYKGLIELRRTHPAFRLHGRQEIERSLEFLRCDGGIVSYLLRGHAGGDLWNNITVIFNANNERMTVALPEISNGWSIVVDHTHAGTEALRRIEGNEVEVEGLSMMVLYDECGEPAPRSKIIEIHYERPDRNYQGWNLWVWDTGIQDGQCDFRYMENGRAVARIEVLPDTQSIGYILRLNDWEEKDGDGDRFIDCSTNGELTKVLVRDREQEIDGISEDHLRLSS
- the ptsP gene encoding phosphoenolpyruvate--protein phosphotransferase, which codes for MNKISGIAASAGIAVARAFILKHPDYTITKTGISDTEAEVAKLNDALAKSRVELQTIKERTLAELGEKKAEIFESHLLILDDPELINPVIDKIREESVNADYALNEVATQFIEMFENMKSAYLQERAADMRDVTKRLLNHLLGIHYVSPAEISEEVIVIAQDLTPSDTAQLNRKFVKGFTTNIGGRTSHSAIMARSLEIPAVVGTKTVLSEVNSGDLVIVDGLNGDVLINPSEAEVAEYTRKQEAYDLQIAEWKKLRDEPTVSADGKHVELAANIGTPNDVNGVIENGGEGVGLYRTEFLYMGRDKLPSEEIQYNAYRTVLENMKGKPVVVRTLDIGGDKELPYLDLPKEMNPFLGFRAIRLCLDRQDIFRTQLRALLRASVHGDLRIMFPMIATLGEFRAARDLLLEEKAKLREEGKEVSDNIQLGIMVEIPSTAVLADQFAKEVDFFSIGTNDLIQYTMAADRMNEQVSYLYQPYNPAILRLVKNVIDAAHAEGKWTGMCGEMAGDATAIPLLLGLGLDEFSMSATSILPARSQISKLSAADMKDLAAKALQLGTAEEVAALVQSIAK